CCATAGAGAGCGCACTTTCAGTATCAGGGTGTGGTTCAAAAACTCTAACTCTTACAACAATCTTGGTCACTGATTTTGATTTTGGATCCTATGTGTTTTTGGACAAGGATTTTGGCTATCTTAATTCGAAAATAGATTTTCTcaatttcttttttcaattattGGTAAAGCTTCATATTTTATCTTACATTTATTTTAAGTGggacaaaaaaatattaaattataaaaaatcatattttatcaaacaattaaaaaaaaaattggagagaATTACTATAGAAATCCTAAGAATTTGAGCAGCAAATGTAAATGTATTAAGTTTTTGAGCAGCAAATAGTCATGATATGGTCCTGTAAGCAGAATATCTATTTTTTGGGAGTTTGTTTGTTTGGTCTTGTGTGTTTTGGGAACTTtgttcaaccaaatagaacatcaGCATTATGATATGGGCTTTCAGCGTATGGGCTTCACAAGTTCAGTGGTGGACCAGTAGTTGTTGGGCCTATTAGGGTAGGGTTCAGAACCGGGCGGGTTATATCGCGAAGCTTCCGACCCATCTATCATCATGCTCTTGGTGGTATCGTGCACTTTCTCACTTCCTCTATTTCCTTCTCCGTTTATACCAATTTatgctcttttttctttctttctttcttccttgcttcttcttcttctcctgctGTAACTCCCCAACAACACAAAAACCTCAATAACACAAACCACACCCTATCTCTCCCTTTATATTAACAACACCAGATCactaatattaataattaatcacCGAGTGGATCAAAAGGTTCCTTCGGAGCAAATAAATTTTCGCACGGGCTGGGGACATGATGAGAGCAGCAAATATGGCTCTGGAATGTGTACCTTATCACCCTAACTACTAGCTCTAGATCAGGAGAGGAAAGAGCCCtcggtttttcttttctttttaatttttttatttgcacTTTTCTACACTCTTTTTGATAAACTCCATGGAGGACCAAGCGAATCAGAACCAAGGCCAAGGTCCTCCACCGCCGCAGCCTCCACCACTTCCGGCGCCGGAATCTGAACCACCggtggaggaggaggaagaggatgaagaaGACGATTccaagaaagaggaggaggaacttGTCGCCAAGGTTAACAGGCTCATGGAGAAGATTATCTCTGCGCCCGATAACCCTAAGCCCGCGGTTCTCCACGCCCTGGCCTCTATCCTCGAAACGCAAGAGTCACGGTGTGTTTtggctcttttctttctttcgttCGTTCGttcgttattgttattgtttaAAATTCGCGGCGGTTTTCAGTGTATTCGTTGTGTTTAGGTTTTCATAGAAAATATGAATTCAATTGTGTTTTTATTGTACCTGTATATGATCATTGATGCTAATGTGCCGTTGATGATTTATATTTTGGAATGTAGATACATGGAAGAGAATGGTTATTCTTCTTCAAGTAATGCCCGTGCTGCCCATAACATTGGGCGCCTTGGGAGCTTAATTCGGGTATTTTCACCTAAAtggtctttttttaaaaaatctcttTGATGGAGCTTTTAATGGAGTTAAGCTTTGATGTTAAATGCTAAAATAGAAGTTATCTGATCTGACGTGACCATTGTCCACAGGAAAATGACGAGTTCTTTGAGTTGATATCTTCGAAGTTTCTGGCAGAATCGACGTACTCAACTGCCGTTCAAGCTGCCACTTGTAGACTTCTCTTATGCTGTTCACTGACTTGGATtgtaagatttatttttcatgcgtagtctttttttttttccaatgtaTGTTACGCAAGATGTGATAGAGTGTAAATGCGCAGTATCCTCATGTTTTTGACGAACCTGTACTGGACTGCATCAAAGAGTGGGTGCTGGATGATAATGGTAGACTATCTGCTGAAGAGCAAAATCTGAAGCATAACTCAGGGAGAAGGGATGCCTCAGATTCTGAAATGTTGAAAACCTATTCAACAGGAGTTCTTGCTGTGTGTTTGGTTAGGTATGTTACTGAATCACTAGGCAATTTCTTAGAGTTTAATCACAAAAATCTGGCTTATTTTACTGtgatgtattattattattattattattattattattattattattattattattgcatgTAGTTCAAGTGGATGATGCTCCTTATCTTGCTTATCCATGTATGTTTAGTTCTAATTTTCTCAATTTTGCTTATTAATAATGAATGGTCTCAGCGGAGGTCAAGTTGTGGAGGATGTATTGACATCTGGATTGTCAGCTAAGCTCATGCGTTATCTCCGTCTGCGTGTGCTTGGTGAGACAAGTAGCAGCCAGAAAGAAATTACTCATGCAACAGATAGTAGGCATGCATCAGGGAATAGTTCAGTCAGAGTTAGAGATGATGGTCGTGGAAGATTTCGCCAGCTCTTGGAACCTTGTCATTTAGATGATTCACGGATGGTTGATGATAGATCTTTAGATGATGTATCTCTTGAAAGGGGTCTTGATAAAAGCATTAGTGGACAAGAAGATTCCTGGGTTGATGGCGAGCCCCCTGACTTGCTTGGCAAAAATGCTGATATCCGTGAGGCAGATGCTGATGATGAGGATAGATGGCACTGTACAGATATAAGTGATGGAAGGATGAAATATGGCGAGCATGATGACAATTTGAGAGATGATTCTTCGAGAAGGCGCACAAATCGTGGATGGGGAAGATCCAAAGGAAAAGGAAGGGTCAACGAAGGGACTGTAGAAAGTGAAGCCATTGTTTCATCACCTGGTTCTGGTAGTCGACTAGGGCAGGGACGTAGTGTCAGAGATAGGACCATGCAGAGGAATGTCGATGTTAGAAGGGTGCCTGATTCTAAAAAGAATGCTAGGACAACTTCAGATGCTTCTGTTTTGGAAAGAGGGGATAATGATGATTGCTTCAGAGACTGCCGTATTGGAAGTAGAGATATTTCTGATATTGTTCGGAAAGCAATCTGTGCTGCTGAAGCTGAAGCCAGATCTGCCAATGCACCTGATGAAGCTGTTAAAGCAGCTGGTGATGCGGCTGCTGACCTTGTTAAAACCACAGCTTCGGAGGTATGATAATATTTGGATTCAAATGCTAAAACTGTAGTAGTTTATACTTTGCATtcaaatgttaaaattgttgctTCTAATATTTTTTCAGGAGTTTAAATCCACTAATGATGAGGATGCTGCTGTTTTGGCTGCTTCAAGGGCTGCATCCACTGTTGTTGATGCTGCATCTGCAGTTGAGGTTTCAAGGTATCCTACGCATATTTCATTGTTTTATGTGCATGATCTCGGTGCTTACATGACAACTGCAAGGATAGTAGGATAATACTTTTAGTCATGGTAATTGCCTAATTGGTTATAATGTTCTTCTCTGGTTGGTCGCAGGAGCTCCATTAGTATCAATACTGAAACAGAGAATGTGAGTGGCGCAGAACCGGAAATTGTTGAGGATGTTGAAGAGTACTTCATCCCAGATATCCAATCCCTTGCACAATTGAGGGAAAAGTATTGCATTCAGTGCCTTGAGTTACTTGGAGAATATGTAGAAGTTCTTGGCCCCGTGTTACATGAAAAGGGAGTAGATGTATGTCTTGCTCTTCTGCAGCAAAATTCCAAACATCGGGAGGCATCCAAGGTTGCTTTACTGTTGCCTGATGTCATGAAGCTGATATGTGCTTTGGCTGCTCATAGGAAATTTGCTGCACTATTTGTGGACCGTGGGGGAATGCAAAAGCTGCTAGCTGTCCCTAGAATGGCTCAAACTTACTTCGGCCTATCGTCTTGTCTATTTACCATTGGTTCCCTTCAGGTACTTACTTGTTTAATAGTCATACCTGATGAGTTATAAGCCCAATAACACTATATCAAATCTTGTAATTTCAGGGAATAATGGAAAGGGTTTGTGCTCTTCCGTCAGACGTCGTTTTTCATGTTGTTGAGTTGGCTCTCCAACTCCTGGAGTGCAACCAAGATCAAGCGCGCAAAAATGCGGCATTGTTTTTTGCCGCTGCATTTGTCTTCAGAGCAGTTCTTGATGCTTTTGATTCTCAAGATGGATTACAGAAATTACTTGGTCTTCTAAATGATGCTGCGTCGGTAAGGTCTGGAGTAAATTCTGGAGCCTTGGGCTTATCAAGTGCAGGATCTCTTCGGAATGATCGATCATCTGCAGAAGTGCTGACATCATCTGAGAAGCAGATTGCCTACCACACTTGTGTTGCTTTGCGACAATATTTCAGGGCACATCTCCTTTTATTAGTTGATTCAATTCGCCCAAACAAAAGTAACCGTAGTGCTGCTAGGAACATCCCAAGTGTAAGGGCCGCGTACAAGCCACTTGATATCAGTAATGAGGCCATAGATGCAGTATTCCTACAATTACAAAAAGATCGGAAGCTTGGTCCTGCATTTGTAAGAACTCGCTGGCCAGCTGTGGAGAAATTCTTGGCTTATAGTGGCCATATTACTATGTTGGAATTGTGTCAGGTATGATACCTTCAGTTTGTGCATCAATGGATATTGTAATTATTGTAGTTTATCTATTTATTGTTCATTTGGTTGTTTGTAGGCCCCACCTGTGGAACGATATCTGCATGATTTGCTCCAGTATGCATTGGGTGTTCTGCATATTGTGACTTTGGTACCTAGCAGTCGTAAGATGATTGTAAATGCAACACTAAGCAATAATCGTGTTGGTATAGCAGTGATTTTGGATGCTGCAAATATTGTTAGTAGTCATGTGGATCCGGAGGTAAGTGTCTTACGGTAGCAACTTTAGTGTTTAGTACCCTAATTTTTTGTATAGGAAGTTGTTAGACATTTTTTTGTGCCTGTTCCTCTAGTATATGATATCTCATTTTCCTCAGCATATGCTTCTGCATTTCAGATCATCCAGCCAGCATTAAATGTTTTGGTCAACCTTGTTTGCCCTCCACCTTCAATCAGCAATAAACCTGCTTTGGCTTCACAAAGTCAACAGTCTGCTTCTGCCCAGACCTCAAATGCTCCACCCTTGGAGAGTAGAGACAGGACTGCTGAACGTAATAACCCGGATAGAGTGGCTGCTGTTACCAATCAGACTGATCCTAGAGAAAGGAATGGGGAATCCAGTGCTGTAGATCGAACAACAACAATATCTAGTTCACAAACACTGAATAACACTCCACAAACTCCTGGTTCTGCAACAACCTCAGGATTAGTTGGCGACCGGAGAATCACTCTGGGTGCTGGAGCAGGTTGTGCTGGCCTAGCTGCACAACTAGAACAAGGATATCGTCAAGCAAGAGAAGCTGTTCGTTCTAATAATGGTATAAAGGTTCTTTTGCATCTCCTCCAACCTCGCATATATTCACCACCTGCTGCTCTAGATTGCCTTCGTGCTCTAGCATGTCGAGTCCTACTTGGATTAGCTAGAGATGATACAATTGCACACATATTGACGAAGCTTCAGGTGAGAAACAATCACTGATTTTATTGCCCTTGATAATTCCGCTTAACTTCTACTTGCGAATCTGTTAAATTCTATTCTTATGATGCTTTTAGAAATTTGAAACAAAATATTGTggaaattcaaaatccaaatttggTGGCTGTGTCCTAGGTTGGGAAAAAGCTTTCAGAGCTAATTCGCGATTCAGGCAGCCAGACAACTGGAACAGAGCAGGGCAGGTGGCAAGCTGAACTTTCCCAGGCTGCAATTGAGTTGATCGGGGTGAGCGTCTCCACTTTTTTGTTCAGGAGCTAAGTTGTGTTTGCTTCAATATTTTTCTTGTGCAATTGTTTTCATAaaaaagttttctctctttttttcttttttcagtttGTCTTTTTGCTGCAACTAATCCGATTATTTACCCCTTTTTTTACTTTTTTGGTATTGGGTTTTGATTGTTGTCAAGGAGAGTGTGTGTGAATTTGCTTTTCTATTTGTGGTCTTGAAAGATATTTGAACCATGCTGCTAGCTAGTCAGCTAGTCTCAGTTTTGAAATTTTAAACTCTTACTGCAAACTTGCCATAAATTAAGAAAGCTTATTGTGTCAAAGTCTTTATCACACATTTTAGGCGAAAAAAACTCAGTAGGTTATAGACATTCTAGGTTTTATGGGCATTAGAATTCAGAACTCATGCTTAACAAAGATATATCCATATATATATCTTCACTTCTAAGAGGCTGGAACTGAAATACTGACATTTATATTGAAATTTATTTGTAGATTGTGACTAATTCAGGGCGTGCAAGTACATTAGCTGCTACTGATGCAGCTACTCCTACCTTGAGGCGCATAGAAAGAGCAGCTATAGCTGCTGCTACTCCTATTACATACCATTcaaggtattttttttttttcagttgatCATTCAGAATTTNNNNNNNNNNNNNNNNNNNNNNNNNNNNNNNNNNNNNNNNNNNNNNNNNNNNNNNNNNNNNNNNNNNNNNNNNNNNNNNNNNNNNNNNNNNNNNNNNNNNNNNNNNNNNNNNNNNNNNNNNNNNNNNNNNNNNNNNNNNNNNNNNNNNNNNNNNNNNNNNNNNNNNNNNNNNNNNNNNNNNNNNNNNNNNNNNNNNNNNNNNNNNNNNNNNNNNNNNNNNNNNNNNCTCTCCTCCTGCGTGTCCCTTTGTGACCCTTCTGATGTCACTGATATGTTTTTCTTATGCAGGGAACTTTTGCTCCTAATTCATGAACACCTGCAGGCATCTGGATTGTCACAAGCTGCTTCTACGTTGCTTAAAGAGGCTCAATTGACTCCCTTACCATCATTGGCTGCTCCATCTTCTCTTGCACAACAGCCAACAACACCAGAAGTTTCCTCAACATCAATTCAGTGGCCATCTGGCCGGGCCCCTTCTGGATTTCTCAGTAATAAATTAAAAGCTAATGGAAGGGATGAGGATGTCAGCTTGAAAATTGATTCTTTCTCTGCAAAGAAAAAATCATTGACCTTTTCATCATCTTTTGGTTCACATTCAAAACGTCACCTTGCTGATTCACAGCAGCCCCCATCCAGAAAATGGTTAAGTGCTGGGAAGGAATCTTCAGATACTAGTATTCTAGAGATGGCATCTGAATCCTCAGGGAAACATAACATTGATACTGGATCTCACTGTAAGACTCCAGTGAACATGCCAACAAAGCGCAAGCTTTCTGATTTAAAGGATATAGGAATGTTCTCATCATCTGCCAAGCGGTTAAATGTTGGGGACCAAGGACTTCGCTCTCCTATTTTTTCAAGTTCAATACGGAAAACTACTCAGCATGCTGATTTTGCCGGGCTTTCTACACCAATTTCTAACCTAAGAAGTACAGCTGACAATGGGGATGAGAACCAATACAGTATTTCAAATCCAAGTCAGATGATGCCATCCTCCCAAGTGTTAAATGATCTTCAGCCCAACAACCCAGAACGAGTTACCCTTGATTCTCTAGTGGTTCAATATTTAAAGCATCAGCATCGCCAATGCCCAGCTCCTATTACCACTCTTCCTCCACTCTCTCTTCTTCATCCTCATGTTTGTCCTGAGCCAAAGCGAAGCTTAGACGCGCCTTCTAATGTGACTGCTCGGCTTGGTACACGTGAATTTAAACTTGCATATGGAGGAGTGCATGGGAATCGCAAGGATAGGCAATTTGTTTACAGCAGGTTTAGGCCATGGCGCACTTGTAGGGATGATGCTGGTGCCTTGTTAACATGCATTACCTTCCTTGAGGACTCTTCTCATATTGCTGTTGGGAGCCACAATGGGGAGCTAAAATTGTTCGACTCTAACAACAACAACGTGGTGGAGAGCTACACCGGTCACCAGTCTCCTTTGACGCTTGTTCAGTCTTTTGTTTCTGGTGAGACGCAGCTGTTGCTTTCATCAAGCTCCCAAGATGTTAGGCTGTGGGATGCAGCATCAATTTTGACTGGTCCTACCCATTCATTTGATGGATGCAAGGCTGCCAGGTTTAGCAATTCTGGGAATGTCTTTGCAGCCTTGTCAACTGAATCTACGCGGCGGGAAATCCTCCTGTATGATATCCAAACTTGTCAGCTAGAATCGAAGTTGACAGATACATTTGCAACTTCTACTGGGCGTGGTCATGTGTATTCTTTAATCCACTTTAGCCCCTCTGACTCAATGCTGCTTTGGAATGGTGTCCTGTGGGACCGGCGGGTTTCTGGCCCTGTTCATCGTTTTGATCAGTTCACAGACTATGGAGGTGGAGGCTTTCATCCTGCTGGTAATGAGGTATGCAATCTTTTATCCGTCTTAAGCTAAAGTCCTAATTTTGTTGGAAGATTATCTGAAGATGACTAAAAGTGGTAAGATAGTTATATAGAAGGTATACGTAATCTCTATGGGAGGGATGAATTGATAAAGGATTAACTCAACTTCTAATGTGCATCCATAATGTATAGATTGTGGGGGCGGTTTATCAAATTCTGCCCAGTTATTTAGATGGTTGAGCTCAACACCAAGAAATGATTCTGtagtttgttattattattatttgttaaatttacttatattttattatttcttcaagTGTGTTTATGACCTTTCATTTATTGGGGAAAAAATGTTTAACCAGGTAATTATAAACTCAGAAGTCTGGGATCTGCGCAAGTTCAGGCTACTACGTAGTGTTCCTTCATTAGATCAAACATCAATAACATTCAATGCACGTGGTGATGTAATGTATGCAATCTTGAGGAGAAATCTTGAAGATGTGATGTCAGCAGTCCACACACGTCGTGTCAAGCATCCTCTTTTTGCTGCATTCCGAACAGTTGATGCAATTAATTATTCTGACATAGCTACTATACCTGTGGATCGCTGTGTCCTTGATTTTGCAACTGAGTCAACAGATTCATTTGTTGGGTTGATTACTATGGATGATCAAGATGAGATGTATGCATCGGCTAGAGTCTATGAAATTGGTCGCCGGAGACCAACTGATGATGATTCTGATCCCGATGATGCAGAAAGTGAGGAGGAAGATGAGGATGACgacgatgatgatggtgatgtaGATCCACTGTTAGGCCCTGGTTTCCGTGGTGAGAGCGATAGTGATCCTGATGACATGAgcaatgatgaagatgatgatagtATAAGTGAacttgatgatgatgaagatggtGACTTTATGTTGGATGATGTCGAGTTTGACGGAGGACCTGGGATATTGGAGATTTTGACGGAGGGGGAAGAGGAGGATGATGAAGACAGTGAAGTACTCGAATCCTTAAGTAGCGATGAAGAGGATTATGTGGGTAATGGCTTTGGTTATTAACTGTTAATCAAAGAGGCTgtaattattatttctttcttttcattataTTCATTTTTGGCCGAAAggtttttctttttataatttttgccTCAATTTTTCTGAGATCTCTTTCAAATGATGTCTCCTTCGAATTGATCACTATAGTTATTATTATAACAGAAAGGTCAAGAAGCGTAATTGTACATGTTTCAAAACAACATTTTTCCCCCTTAAGAACAACGTGGCTTCTTTTTTTTAGTCCTAATGTTTGAAACAGACATGTCCTTCCCGGAAGGATGTAATATTGAGAGGGAGAAAAATAAAGTAGTACTTCATAATACTAAATTAAGAGAGTTAAGTTTTAATGTAGTCTTTGAAGTTGCACTCGAGTTTTATAGTCTGAACTTAAAAATTATTCATATTCATCTCTGAAGTTGTACTTCGGGATTTAAACTTGTCCTTCCGGCAATTTCTGGCCATCTGGCGCTACCGAAAAGCTGAGCTGGCAGGCTTCGTGACACGTGAGCATTATAGAAACGATGCCGTTTTTGCTGTGGCGCCAAAATGACATGAAACGATGTCGTTTCATGCCGAAAATCTCCCCCCCTCAACGTTACACTAACATATTGTCTCCCTCCTCGCAAGACACAAAACAAACACAACACAAAGTGAGGTTTCTTCTTCTCCGATACAGTCACCAATGGCGCATGTGCGATTGCATTAACCGCACCGATTTCAGTCGAAAATTTAGGTTCTGGAGCATTGCTGTTGTCATCTTCTTCATACACAGAGTTGGGAAGGCTAGTTTCTCTGAAACAGGTaagccaaaaatgaaaaaaatatgtgGTTTCTCTGTTTTTTGATATTGTTATTTTAATATTCACAAAAGTTCAGGTCTTTTTTTTATTGTAAGTTATGGGTATGAACACTTCTGTTTTGTGCTCTGTGCTAGAGTTTGATTAGAACTGGGTTTCTTAGTGGTTTGGCCAACAAAATTATAGACTGGGAatgtttcttgtgttttgatgATATGGAAATTTGTTCTTTATGTGTTAGGGGTTTACTGCAGTTAGTTATGGAGTTTCCAAATTGTTAATGTGTTTCAGGACAATGACTCTgatcaatgaattttttttttttaaattgcagaTGGGTGATCCATTGATTACTATCATATTTCACCATGGAGGGTTGTTTATCACAGAGACTGATGGAAGTATGTTTTACAACGGTGGAGAGATTATCCGAGACTATCACAAGAAAATTGGGTATGACAAGGTTAGCCAAACTTGGTGGCTGGTGCCTAATAGGTCTTTGCAAACTGGTTTAAGAGCAATAACAGATGATAAGGAGCTCATGGAGATGTGTTACCTGGCTCAGGAGAACAAGGGAGTTATTCATGTGTACTATGAACATGGAGTATCTGAACCTGTGTATATTGAGGAAGTAGAACCAGTGGCATCTAAAAGCAAGGAGCTGATGCTGATACCAACCATTTTTTCCACCCCAAAATCCACCACCAATGCCACAACCGAACCAATTCCACAACCGAACCAATTCCCACCACAACATCATGCACTCCAACTTCTGAACCAAAAAAGCCTACCGATACAACAAAACCAAAGGAGCCACCTTCTTCAGTTTCTGCTGGTAATCGAAACATACCAGAAAAAATTCCCCCCAACCCACTGCAAGTCTTGGATCTAAGCTCAATCCACCACCAAAAACAATGGCCCAACCTAGTAAAACCAAacccaaaatttcacaaaaaaaatgGCCCAACTCACTGCAATTTCTAAACCTTGGTCCAAAGGGAAAGAAACCAAGAAGGCTATACCAAAGAGAGGCTGTAAGAATGTAAAAATAGCAGCAGCATATGGAAGGAGGCCACTGACAAGAGCTGGTACTACTGGAAATATTGCAAGAACAATTTGTAAGGAAAAACAGCCAAAAACAGCCTTTGTTGCTTTGTCTAGCTCAGATGAATCCTCAGACAGCCATGACAGTGATGATAGTGCAGAGGATGAACCATATAGGCCTGGTGGTGATGAGGTGTCCAGTGAAGAAGACTTGCCTCTGGATAGATCAGCAACAAAGACTAATGTGAAACTGAGAACTAGGACAGAAAACTTACATAACTAAAGAAGGCTATTATGGTTGAAGATGATGGTCCTGTTTGTGCAGGCTCAGATTCTGAGGATGATGAAATAATTTTTGGACCGATTTCTAAGTTTGGATCATCAGTTGCTCCTTATCATGATGTGCAGGATGAAGCTTATAATGATTCTGATGGTGGAGAACTGGAGACTCATGGCACTCGGAAGAAATGAAGACTTCTTCGAACTCTGAGGATGAGTTGGAGGAAGTTGATTCAGATGACGTCTTCCTTGCATTCAAAGAAGGAG
The DNA window shown above is from Arachis ipaensis cultivar K30076 chromosome B08, Araip1.1, whole genome shotgun sequence and carries:
- the LOC107612709 gene encoding DDB1- and CUL4-associated factor homolog 1 isoform X1; the protein is MEDQANQNQGQGPPPPQPPPLPAPESEPPVEEEEEDEEDDSKKEEEELVAKVNRLMEKIISAPDNPKPAVLHALASILETQESRYMEENGYSSSSNARAAHNIGRLGSLIRENDEFFELISSKFLAESTYSTAVQAATCRLLLCCSLTWIYPHVFDEPVLDCIKEWVLDDNGRLSAEEQNLKHNSGRRDASDSEMLKTYSTGVLAVCLVSGGQVVEDVLTSGLSAKLMRYLRLRVLGETSSSQKEITHATDSRHASGNSSVRVRDDGRGRFRQLLEPCHLDDSRMVDDRSLDDVSLERGLDKSISGQEDSWVDGEPPDLLGKNADIREADADDEDRWHCTDISDGRMKYGEHDDNLRDDSSRRRTNRGWGRSKGKGRVNEGTVESEAIVSSPGSGSRLGQGRSVRDRTMQRNVDVRRVPDSKKNARTTSDASVLERGDNDDCFRDCRIGSRDISDIVRKAICAAEAEARSANAPDEAVKAAGDAAADLVKTTASEEFKSTNDEDAAVLAASRAASTVVDAASAVEVSRSSISINTETENVSGAEPEIVEDVEEYFIPDIQSLAQLREKYCIQCLELLGEYVEVLGPVLHEKGVDVCLALLQQNSKHREASKVALLLPDVMKLICALAAHRKFAALFVDRGGMQKLLAVPRMAQTYFGLSSCLFTIGSLQGIMERVCALPSDVVFHVVELALQLLECNQDQARKNAALFFAAAFVFRAVLDAFDSQDGLQKLLGLLNDAASVRSGVNSGALGLSSAGSLRNDRSSAEVLTSSEKQIAYHTCVALRQYFRAHLLLLVDSIRPNKSNRSAARNIPSVRAAYKPLDISNEAIDAVFLQLQKDRKLGPAFVRTRWPAVEKFLAYSGHITMLELCQAPPVERYLHDLLQYALGVLHIVTLVPSSRKMIVNATLSNNRVGIAVILDAANIVSSHVDPEIIQPALNVLVNLVCPPPSISNKPALASQSQQSASAQTSNAPPLESRDRTAERNNPDRVAAVTNQTDPRERNGESSAVDRTTTISSSQTLNNTPQTPGSATTSGLVGDRRITLGAGAGCAGLAAQLEQGYRQAREAVRSNNGIKVLLHLLQPRIYSPPAALDCLRALACRVLLGLARDDTIAHILTKLQVGKKLSELIRDSGSQTTGTEQGRWQAELSQAAIELIGIVTNSGRASTLAATDAATPTLRRIERAAIAAATPITYHSRELLLLIHEHLQASGLSQAASTLLKEAQLTPLPSLAAPSSLAQQPTTPEVSSTSIQWPSGRAPSGFLSNKLKANGRDEDVSLKIDSFSAKKKSLTFSSSFGSHSKRHLADSQQPPSRKWLSAGKESSDTSILEMASESSGKHNIDTGSHCKTPVNMPTKRKLSDLKDIGMFSSSAKRLNVGDQGLRSPIFSSSIRKTTQHADFAGLSTPISNLRSTADNGDENQYSISNPSQMMPSSQVLNDLQPNNPERVTLDSLVVQYLKHQHRQCPAPITTLPPLSLLHPHVCPEPKRSLDAPSNVTARLGTREFKLAYGGVHGNRKDRQFVYSRFRPWRTCRDDAGALLTCITFLEDSSHIAVGSHNGELKLFDSNNNNVVESYTGHQSPLTLVQSFVSGETQLLLSSSSQDVRLWDAASILTGPTHSFDGCKAARFSNSGNVFAALSTESTRREILLYDIQTCQLESKLTDTFATSTGRGHVYSLIHFSPSDSMLLWNGVLWDRRVSGPVHRFDQFTDYGGGGFHPAGNEVIINSEVWDLRKFRLLRSVPSLDQTSITFNARGDVMYAILRRNLEDVMSAVHTRRVKHPLFAAFRTVDAINYSDIATIPVDRCVLDFATESTDSFVGLITMDDQDEMYASARVYEIGRRRPTDDDSDPDDAESEEEDEDDDDDDGDVDPLLGPGFRGESDSDPDDMSNDEDDDSISELDDDEDGDFMLDDVEFDGGPGILEILTEGEEEDDEDSEVLESLSSDEEDYVGNGFGY
- the LOC107612709 gene encoding DDB1- and CUL4-associated factor homolog 1 isoform X2, which codes for MEDQANQNQGQGPPPPQPPPLPAPESEPPVEEEEEDEEDDSKKEEEELVAKVNRLMEKIISAPDNPKPAVLHALASILETQESRYMEENGYSSSSNARAAHNIGRLGSLIRENDEFFELISSKFLAESTYSTAVQAATCRLLLCCSLTWIYPHVFDEPVLDCIKEWVLDDNGRLSAEEQNLKHNSGRRDASDSEMLKTYSTGVLAVCLVRGQVVEDVLTSGLSAKLMRYLRLRVLGETSSSQKEITHATDSRHASGNSSVRVRDDGRGRFRQLLEPCHLDDSRMVDDRSLDDVSLERGLDKSISGQEDSWVDGEPPDLLGKNADIREADADDEDRWHCTDISDGRMKYGEHDDNLRDDSSRRRTNRGWGRSKGKGRVNEGTVESEAIVSSPGSGSRLGQGRSVRDRTMQRNVDVRRVPDSKKNARTTSDASVLERGDNDDCFRDCRIGSRDISDIVRKAICAAEAEARSANAPDEAVKAAGDAAADLVKTTASEEFKSTNDEDAAVLAASRAASTVVDAASAVEVSRSSISINTETENVSGAEPEIVEDVEEYFIPDIQSLAQLREKYCIQCLELLGEYVEVLGPVLHEKGVDVCLALLQQNSKHREASKVALLLPDVMKLICALAAHRKFAALFVDRGGMQKLLAVPRMAQTYFGLSSCLFTIGSLQGIMERVCALPSDVVFHVVELALQLLECNQDQARKNAALFFAAAFVFRAVLDAFDSQDGLQKLLGLLNDAASVRSGVNSGALGLSSAGSLRNDRSSAEVLTSSEKQIAYHTCVALRQYFRAHLLLLVDSIRPNKSNRSAARNIPSVRAAYKPLDISNEAIDAVFLQLQKDRKLGPAFVRTRWPAVEKFLAYSGHITMLELCQAPPVERYLHDLLQYALGVLHIVTLVPSSRKMIVNATLSNNRVGIAVILDAANIVSSHVDPEIIQPALNVLVNLVCPPPSISNKPALASQSQQSASAQTSNAPPLESRDRTAERNNPDRVAAVTNQTDPRERNGESSAVDRTTTISSSQTLNNTPQTPGSATTSGLVGDRRITLGAGAGCAGLAAQLEQGYRQAREAVRSNNGIKVLLHLLQPRIYSPPAALDCLRALACRVLLGLARDDTIAHILTKLQVGKKLSELIRDSGSQTTGTEQGRWQAELSQAAIELIGIVTNSGRASTLAATDAATPTLRRIERAAIAAATPITYHSRELLLLIHEHLQASGLSQAASTLLKEAQLTPLPSLAAPSSLAQQPTTPEVSSTSIQWPSGRAPSGFLSNKLKANGRDEDVSLKIDSFSAKKKSLTFSSSFGSHSKRHLADSQQPPSRKWLSAGKESSDTSILEMASESSGKHNIDTGSHCKTPVNMPTKRKLSDLKDIGMFSSSAKRLNVGDQGLRSPIFSSSIRKTTQHADFAGLSTPISNLRSTADNGDENQYSISNPSQMMPSSQVLNDLQPNNPERVTLDSLVVQYLKHQHRQCPAPITTLPPLSLLHPHVCPEPKRSLDAPSNVTARLGTREFKLAYGGVHGNRKDRQFVYSRFRPWRTCRDDAGALLTCITFLEDSSHIAVGSHNGELKLFDSNNNNVVESYTGHQSPLTLVQSFVSGETQLLLSSSSQDVRLWDAASILTGPTHSFDGCKAARFSNSGNVFAALSTESTRREILLYDIQTCQLESKLTDTFATSTGRGHVYSLIHFSPSDSMLLWNGVLWDRRVSGPVHRFDQFTDYGGGGFHPAGNEVIINSEVWDLRKFRLLRSVPSLDQTSITFNARGDVMYAILRRNLEDVMSAVHTRRVKHPLFAAFRTVDAINYSDIATIPVDRCVLDFATESTDSFVGLITMDDQDEMYASARVYEIGRRRPTDDDSDPDDAESEEEDEDDDDDDGDVDPLLGPGFRGESDSDPDDMSNDEDDDSISELDDDEDGDFMLDDVEFDGGPGILEILTEGEEEDDEDSEVLESLSSDEEDYVGNGFGY